The proteins below are encoded in one region of Salvelinus namaycush isolate Seneca chromosome 32, SaNama_1.0, whole genome shotgun sequence:
- the LOC120026925 gene encoding coiled-coil domain-containing protein 106-like isoform X2 yields the protein MIHDGAYYNVTMLPYVLQICRTALNPRRMTDRTSTRNATGLYNVVDEYEVSFPFEENQGRSAYLNQSEQILEEAASEMPPHYSPFMLITNLRTHLCVSLEKNSWLQKRIEDLEEERNFLRCQLERFVSSMRTPESNRKDWGVGGGEHFSTDFPLGTDVISASIPERAPSPPPSPMTTRSGMLRKHVQSQPHTCSSRVPVKQEVRVIEEDKYFEEDGYMEEEEVEEEDDSSDEKMSKKRGSKNGGEPRMKMRRVFRITRGKERQRVKDPDGVLHRYQKILLTYQRLRSMSKAFQVHRVDRNTMASTSPIAELLLVAPEKVAEVGEFESSKEKLLDYARRCYKALDEPMHAKVAAMKKNHLLLPISYRFRN from the exons ATGATCCACGATGGTGCTTATTATAATGTTACAATGTTGCCATATGTATTACAGATTTGCAGAACAGCACTCAACCCACGAAGGATGACTGATCGGACAAGCACGAGGAATGCAACGG GTCTGTATAATGTTGTGGATGAATATGAAGTCTCCTTCCCCTTTGAGGAGAACCAGGGCCGGTCTGCCTATCTGAACCAGAGTGAGCAGATTTTGGAAG AGGCGGCTTCTGAAATGCCTCCGCACTACAGCCCGTTCATGCTGATCACCAACCTGCGCACCCACCTTTGTGTGTCCCTGGAGAAGAATTCGTGGCTGCAGAAGCGCATCGAGGACCTGGAGGAGGAACGCAACTTCCTGCGCTGCCAGCTGGAACGCTTTGTCTCCTCCATGAGGACGCCGGAGAGCAACCGTAAAGACTGGGGTGTTGGTGGTGGGGAGCACTTTTCTACtgacttcccactgggcacagatgtcatttCAGCATCTATTCCag AGAGAGCTCCAAGCCCTCCTCCTTCGCCCATGACCACCAGGTCTGGAATGCTACGGAAACACGTCCAGAGCCAACCTCACACATGTAGCAGCAGAGTACCTG tAAAACAGGAGGTGCGTGTGATCGAAGAAGATAAGTACTTTGAGGAAGACGGTTATATGGAGGAAGAGGAAGTGGAAGAGGAGGACGATTCATCGGACGAGAAGATGTCCAAGAAAAGGGGATCCAAGAATGGTGGGGAGCCAAGAATGAAAATGAGACGGGTTTTCCGGATTACTCGGGGCAAGGAAAGACAAAGAG TGAAAGATCCTGACGGTGTGCTCCATCGGTACCAGAAGATCCTCCTCACCTACCAGCGCCTGAGGAGCATGTCCAAGGCCTTCCAGGTCCACCGGGTGGACCGCAACACTATGGCCTCCACATCCCCCATCGCCGAGCTGCTGCTGGTAGCCCCAGAGAAGGTGGCCGAGGTGGGCGAGTTTGAGTCTTCCAAGGAGAAGCTCCTGGACTACGCCCGTCGCTGCTACAAGGCCCTGGACGAGCCCATGCACGCCAAAGTGGCAGCCATGAAGAAGAACCACCTGCTTCTGCCCATCTCCTACAGGTTCAGAAACTAA
- the LOC120026924 gene encoding coiled-coil domain-containing protein 106-like isoform X1 — translation MSRHQASSISPPCSTRLCRICRTALNPRRMTDRTSTRNATGLYNVVDEYEVSFPFEENQGRSAYLNQSEQILEEAASEMPPHYSPFMLITNLRTHLCVSLEKNSWLQKRIEDLEEERNFLRCQLERFVSSMRTPESNRKDWGVGGGEHFSTDFPLGTDVISASIPDVYPESQHTSLNYTTLKPPPERAPSPPPSPMTTRSGMLRKHVQSQPHTCSSRVPVKQEVRVIEEDKYFEEDGYMEEEEVEEEDDSSDEKMSKKRGSKNGGEPRMKMRRVFRITRGKERQRVKDPDGVLHRYQKILLTYQRLRSMSKAFQVHRVDRNTMASTSPIAELLLVAPEKVAEVGEFESSKEKLLDYARRCYKALDEPMHAKVAAMKKNHLLLPISYRFRN, via the exons ATGTCCCGGCACCAGGCTTCGAGCATATCACCCCCCTGCAGTACAAGGCTATGCAGG ATTTGCAGAACAGCACTCAACCCACGAAGGATGACTGATCGGACAAGCACGAGGAATGCAACGG GTCTGTATAATGTTGTGGATGAATATGAAGTCTCCTTCCCCTTTGAGGAGAACCAGGGCCGGTCTGCCTATCTGAACCAGAGTGAGCAGATTTTGGAAG AGGCGGCTTCTGAAATGCCTCCGCACTACAGCCCGTTCATGCTGATCACCAACCTGCGCACCCACCTTTGTGTGTCCCTGGAGAAGAATTCGTGGCTGCAGAAGCGCATCGAGGACCTGGAGGAGGAACGCAACTTCCTGCGCTGCCAGCTGGAACGCTTTGTCTCCTCCATGAGGACGCCGGAGAGCAACCGTAAAGACTGGGGTGTTGGTGGTGGGGAGCACTTTTCTACtgacttcccactgggcacagatgtcatttCAGCATCTATTCCag ATGTTTATCccgaatcccaacacactagtcTGAACTACACTACTCTGAAACCTCCACCAGAGAGAGCTCCAAGCCCTCCTCCTTCGCCCATGACCACCAGGTCTGGAATGCTACGGAAACACGTCCAGAGCCAACCTCACACATGTAGCAGCAGAGTACCTG tAAAACAGGAGGTGCGTGTGATCGAAGAAGATAAGTACTTTGAGGAAGACGGTTATATGGAGGAAGAGGAAGTGGAAGAGGAGGACGATTCATCGGACGAGAAGATGTCCAAGAAAAGGGGATCCAAGAATGGTGGGGAGCCAAGAATGAAAATGAGACGGGTTTTCCGGATTACTCGGGGCAAGGAAAGACAAAGAG TGAAAGATCCTGACGGTGTGCTCCATCGGTACCAGAAGATCCTCCTCACCTACCAGCGCCTGAGGAGCATGTCCAAGGCCTTCCAGGTCCACCGGGTGGACCGCAACACTATGGCCTCCACATCCCCCATCGCCGAGCTGCTGCTGGTAGCCCCAGAGAAGGTGGCCGAGGTGGGCGAGTTTGAGTCTTCCAAGGAGAAGCTCCTGGACTACGCCCGTCGCTGCTACAAGGCCCTGGACGAGCCCATGCACGCCAAAGTGGCAGCCATGAAGAAGAACCACCTGCTTCTGCCCATCTCCTACAGGTTCAGAAACTAA
- the LOC120026925 gene encoding coiled-coil domain-containing protein 106-like isoform X3 has protein sequence MIHDGAYYNVTMLPYVLQICRTALNPRRMTDRTSTRNATGLYNVVDEYEVSFPFEENQGRSAYLNQSEQILEEAASEMPPHYSPFMLITNLRTHLCVSLEKNSWLQKRIEDLEEERNFLRCQLERFVSSMRTPESNHVYPESQHTSLNYTTLKPPPERAPSPPPSPMTTRSGMLRKHVQSQPHTCSSRVPVKQEVRVIEEDKYFEEDGYMEEEEVEEEDDSSDEKMSKKRGSKNGGEPRMKMRRVFRITRGKERQRVKDPDGVLHRYQKILLTYQRLRSMSKAFQVHRVDRNTMASTSPIAELLLVAPEKVAEVGEFESSKEKLLDYARRCYKALDEPMHAKVAAMKKNHLLLPISYRFRN, from the exons ATGATCCACGATGGTGCTTATTATAATGTTACAATGTTGCCATATGTATTACAGATTTGCAGAACAGCACTCAACCCACGAAGGATGACTGATCGGACAAGCACGAGGAATGCAACGG GTCTGTATAATGTTGTGGATGAATATGAAGTCTCCTTCCCCTTTGAGGAGAACCAGGGCCGGTCTGCCTATCTGAACCAGAGTGAGCAGATTTTGGAAG AGGCGGCTTCTGAAATGCCTCCGCACTACAGCCCGTTCATGCTGATCACCAACCTGCGCACCCACCTTTGTGTGTCCCTGGAGAAGAATTCGTGGCTGCAGAAGCGCATCGAGGACCTGGAGGAGGAACGCAACTTCCTGCGCTGCCAGCTGGAACGCTTTGTCTCCTCCATGAGGACGCCGGAGAGCAACC ATGTTTATCccgaatcccaacacactagtcTGAACTACACTACTCTGAAACCTCCACCAGAGAGAGCTCCAAGCCCTCCTCCTTCGCCCATGACCACCAGGTCTGGAATGCTACGGAAACACGTCCAGAGCCAACCTCACACATGTAGCAGCAGAGTACCTG tAAAACAGGAGGTGCGTGTGATCGAAGAAGATAAGTACTTTGAGGAAGACGGTTATATGGAGGAAGAGGAAGTGGAAGAGGAGGACGATTCATCGGACGAGAAGATGTCCAAGAAAAGGGGATCCAAGAATGGTGGGGAGCCAAGAATGAAAATGAGACGGGTTTTCCGGATTACTCGGGGCAAGGAAAGACAAAGAG TGAAAGATCCTGACGGTGTGCTCCATCGGTACCAGAAGATCCTCCTCACCTACCAGCGCCTGAGGAGCATGTCCAAGGCCTTCCAGGTCCACCGGGTGGACCGCAACACTATGGCCTCCACATCCCCCATCGCCGAGCTGCTGCTGGTAGCCCCAGAGAAGGTGGCCGAGGTGGGCGAGTTTGAGTCTTCCAAGGAGAAGCTCCTGGACTACGCCCGTCGCTGCTACAAGGCCCTGGACGAGCCCATGCACGCCAAAGTGGCAGCCATGAAGAAGAACCACCTGCTTCTGCCCATCTCCTACAGGTTCAGAAACTAA
- the LOC120026924 gene encoding coiled-coil domain-containing protein 106-like isoform X3 — protein MSRHQASSISPPCSTRLCRICRTALNPRRMTDRTSTRNATGLYNVVDEYEVSFPFEENQGRSAYLNQSEQILEEAASEMPPHYSPFMLITNLRTHLCVSLEKNSWLQKRIEDLEEERNFLRCQLERFVSSMRTPESNHVYPESQHTSLNYTTLKPPPERAPSPPPSPMTTRSGMLRKHVQSQPHTCSSRVPVKQEVRVIEEDKYFEEDGYMEEEEVEEEDDSSDEKMSKKRGSKNGGEPRMKMRRVFRITRGKERQRVKDPDGVLHRYQKILLTYQRLRSMSKAFQVHRVDRNTMASTSPIAELLLVAPEKVAEVGEFESSKEKLLDYARRCYKALDEPMHAKVAAMKKNHLLLPISYRFRN, from the exons ATGTCCCGGCACCAGGCTTCGAGCATATCACCCCCCTGCAGTACAAGGCTATGCAGG ATTTGCAGAACAGCACTCAACCCACGAAGGATGACTGATCGGACAAGCACGAGGAATGCAACGG GTCTGTATAATGTTGTGGATGAATATGAAGTCTCCTTCCCCTTTGAGGAGAACCAGGGCCGGTCTGCCTATCTGAACCAGAGTGAGCAGATTTTGGAAG AGGCGGCTTCTGAAATGCCTCCGCACTACAGCCCGTTCATGCTGATCACCAACCTGCGCACCCACCTTTGTGTGTCCCTGGAGAAGAATTCGTGGCTGCAGAAGCGCATCGAGGACCTGGAGGAGGAACGCAACTTCCTGCGCTGCCAGCTGGAACGCTTTGTCTCCTCCATGAGGACGCCGGAGAGCAACC ATGTTTATCccgaatcccaacacactagtcTGAACTACACTACTCTGAAACCTCCACCAGAGAGAGCTCCAAGCCCTCCTCCTTCGCCCATGACCACCAGGTCTGGAATGCTACGGAAACACGTCCAGAGCCAACCTCACACATGTAGCAGCAGAGTACCTG tAAAACAGGAGGTGCGTGTGATCGAAGAAGATAAGTACTTTGAGGAAGACGGTTATATGGAGGAAGAGGAAGTGGAAGAGGAGGACGATTCATCGGACGAGAAGATGTCCAAGAAAAGGGGATCCAAGAATGGTGGGGAGCCAAGAATGAAAATGAGACGGGTTTTCCGGATTACTCGGGGCAAGGAAAGACAAAGAG TGAAAGATCCTGACGGTGTGCTCCATCGGTACCAGAAGATCCTCCTCACCTACCAGCGCCTGAGGAGCATGTCCAAGGCCTTCCAGGTCCACCGGGTGGACCGCAACACTATGGCCTCCACATCCCCCATCGCCGAGCTGCTGCTGGTAGCCCCAGAGAAGGTGGCCGAGGTGGGCGAGTTTGAGTCTTCCAAGGAGAAGCTCCTGGACTACGCCCGTCGCTGCTACAAGGCCCTGGACGAGCCCATGCACGCCAAAGTGGCAGCCATGAAGAAGAACCACCTGCTTCTGCCCATCTCCTACAGGTTCAGAAACTAA
- the LOC120026924 gene encoding coiled-coil domain-containing protein 106-like isoform X2 translates to MSRHQASSISPPCSTRLCRICRTALNPRRMTDRTSTRNATGLYNVVDEYEVSFPFEENQGRSAYLNQSEQILEEAASEMPPHYSPFMLITNLRTHLCVSLEKNSWLQKRIEDLEEERNFLRCQLERFVSSMRTPESNRKDWGVGGGEHFSTDFPLGTDVISASIPERAPSPPPSPMTTRSGMLRKHVQSQPHTCSSRVPVKQEVRVIEEDKYFEEDGYMEEEEVEEEDDSSDEKMSKKRGSKNGGEPRMKMRRVFRITRGKERQRVKDPDGVLHRYQKILLTYQRLRSMSKAFQVHRVDRNTMASTSPIAELLLVAPEKVAEVGEFESSKEKLLDYARRCYKALDEPMHAKVAAMKKNHLLLPISYRFRN, encoded by the exons ATGTCCCGGCACCAGGCTTCGAGCATATCACCCCCCTGCAGTACAAGGCTATGCAGG ATTTGCAGAACAGCACTCAACCCACGAAGGATGACTGATCGGACAAGCACGAGGAATGCAACGG GTCTGTATAATGTTGTGGATGAATATGAAGTCTCCTTCCCCTTTGAGGAGAACCAGGGCCGGTCTGCCTATCTGAACCAGAGTGAGCAGATTTTGGAAG AGGCGGCTTCTGAAATGCCTCCGCACTACAGCCCGTTCATGCTGATCACCAACCTGCGCACCCACCTTTGTGTGTCCCTGGAGAAGAATTCGTGGCTGCAGAAGCGCATCGAGGACCTGGAGGAGGAACGCAACTTCCTGCGCTGCCAGCTGGAACGCTTTGTCTCCTCCATGAGGACGCCGGAGAGCAACCGTAAAGACTGGGGTGTTGGTGGTGGGGAGCACTTTTCTACtgacttcccactgggcacagatgtcatttCAGCATCTATTCCag AGAGAGCTCCAAGCCCTCCTCCTTCGCCCATGACCACCAGGTCTGGAATGCTACGGAAACACGTCCAGAGCCAACCTCACACATGTAGCAGCAGAGTACCTG tAAAACAGGAGGTGCGTGTGATCGAAGAAGATAAGTACTTTGAGGAAGACGGTTATATGGAGGAAGAGGAAGTGGAAGAGGAGGACGATTCATCGGACGAGAAGATGTCCAAGAAAAGGGGATCCAAGAATGGTGGGGAGCCAAGAATGAAAATGAGACGGGTTTTCCGGATTACTCGGGGCAAGGAAAGACAAAGAG TGAAAGATCCTGACGGTGTGCTCCATCGGTACCAGAAGATCCTCCTCACCTACCAGCGCCTGAGGAGCATGTCCAAGGCCTTCCAGGTCCACCGGGTGGACCGCAACACTATGGCCTCCACATCCCCCATCGCCGAGCTGCTGCTGGTAGCCCCAGAGAAGGTGGCCGAGGTGGGCGAGTTTGAGTCTTCCAAGGAGAAGCTCCTGGACTACGCCCGTCGCTGCTACAAGGCCCTGGACGAGCCCATGCACGCCAAAGTGGCAGCCATGAAGAAGAACCACCTGCTTCTGCCCATCTCCTACAGGTTCAGAAACTAA
- the LOC120026925 gene encoding coiled-coil domain-containing protein 106-like isoform X1 → MIHDGAYYNVTMLPYVLQICRTALNPRRMTDRTSTRNATGLYNVVDEYEVSFPFEENQGRSAYLNQSEQILEEAASEMPPHYSPFMLITNLRTHLCVSLEKNSWLQKRIEDLEEERNFLRCQLERFVSSMRTPESNRKDWGVGGGEHFSTDFPLGTDVISASIPDVYPESQHTSLNYTTLKPPPERAPSPPPSPMTTRSGMLRKHVQSQPHTCSSRVPVKQEVRVIEEDKYFEEDGYMEEEEVEEEDDSSDEKMSKKRGSKNGGEPRMKMRRVFRITRGKERQRVKDPDGVLHRYQKILLTYQRLRSMSKAFQVHRVDRNTMASTSPIAELLLVAPEKVAEVGEFESSKEKLLDYARRCYKALDEPMHAKVAAMKKNHLLLPISYRFRN, encoded by the exons ATGATCCACGATGGTGCTTATTATAATGTTACAATGTTGCCATATGTATTACAGATTTGCAGAACAGCACTCAACCCACGAAGGATGACTGATCGGACAAGCACGAGGAATGCAACGG GTCTGTATAATGTTGTGGATGAATATGAAGTCTCCTTCCCCTTTGAGGAGAACCAGGGCCGGTCTGCCTATCTGAACCAGAGTGAGCAGATTTTGGAAG AGGCGGCTTCTGAAATGCCTCCGCACTACAGCCCGTTCATGCTGATCACCAACCTGCGCACCCACCTTTGTGTGTCCCTGGAGAAGAATTCGTGGCTGCAGAAGCGCATCGAGGACCTGGAGGAGGAACGCAACTTCCTGCGCTGCCAGCTGGAACGCTTTGTCTCCTCCATGAGGACGCCGGAGAGCAACCGTAAAGACTGGGGTGTTGGTGGTGGGGAGCACTTTTCTACtgacttcccactgggcacagatgtcatttCAGCATCTATTCCag ATGTTTATCccgaatcccaacacactagtcTGAACTACACTACTCTGAAACCTCCACCAGAGAGAGCTCCAAGCCCTCCTCCTTCGCCCATGACCACCAGGTCTGGAATGCTACGGAAACACGTCCAGAGCCAACCTCACACATGTAGCAGCAGAGTACCTG tAAAACAGGAGGTGCGTGTGATCGAAGAAGATAAGTACTTTGAGGAAGACGGTTATATGGAGGAAGAGGAAGTGGAAGAGGAGGACGATTCATCGGACGAGAAGATGTCCAAGAAAAGGGGATCCAAGAATGGTGGGGAGCCAAGAATGAAAATGAGACGGGTTTTCCGGATTACTCGGGGCAAGGAAAGACAAAGAG TGAAAGATCCTGACGGTGTGCTCCATCGGTACCAGAAGATCCTCCTCACCTACCAGCGCCTGAGGAGCATGTCCAAGGCCTTCCAGGTCCACCGGGTGGACCGCAACACTATGGCCTCCACATCCCCCATCGCCGAGCTGCTGCTGGTAGCCCCAGAGAAGGTGGCCGAGGTGGGCGAGTTTGAGTCTTCCAAGGAGAAGCTCCTGGACTACGCCCGTCGCTGCTACAAGGCCCTGGACGAGCCCATGCACGCCAAAGTGGCAGCCATGAAGAAGAACCACCTGCTTCTGCCCATCTCCTACAGGTTCAGAAACTAA
- the LOC120026925 gene encoding coiled-coil domain-containing protein 106-like isoform X4: MIHDGAYYNVTMLPYVLQICRTALNPRRMTDRTSTRNATGLYNVVDEYEVSFPFEENQGRSAYLNQSEQILEEAASEMPPHYSPFMLITNLRTHLCVSLEKNSWLQKRIEDLEEERNFLRCQLERFVSSMRTPESNQRAPSPPPSPMTTRSGMLRKHVQSQPHTCSSRVPVKQEVRVIEEDKYFEEDGYMEEEEVEEEDDSSDEKMSKKRGSKNGGEPRMKMRRVFRITRGKERQRVKDPDGVLHRYQKILLTYQRLRSMSKAFQVHRVDRNTMASTSPIAELLLVAPEKVAEVGEFESSKEKLLDYARRCYKALDEPMHAKVAAMKKNHLLLPISYRFRN, from the exons ATGATCCACGATGGTGCTTATTATAATGTTACAATGTTGCCATATGTATTACAGATTTGCAGAACAGCACTCAACCCACGAAGGATGACTGATCGGACAAGCACGAGGAATGCAACGG GTCTGTATAATGTTGTGGATGAATATGAAGTCTCCTTCCCCTTTGAGGAGAACCAGGGCCGGTCTGCCTATCTGAACCAGAGTGAGCAGATTTTGGAAG AGGCGGCTTCTGAAATGCCTCCGCACTACAGCCCGTTCATGCTGATCACCAACCTGCGCACCCACCTTTGTGTGTCCCTGGAGAAGAATTCGTGGCTGCAGAAGCGCATCGAGGACCTGGAGGAGGAACGCAACTTCCTGCGCTGCCAGCTGGAACGCTTTGTCTCCTCCATGAGGACGCCGGAGAGCAACC AGAGAGCTCCAAGCCCTCCTCCTTCGCCCATGACCACCAGGTCTGGAATGCTACGGAAACACGTCCAGAGCCAACCTCACACATGTAGCAGCAGAGTACCTG tAAAACAGGAGGTGCGTGTGATCGAAGAAGATAAGTACTTTGAGGAAGACGGTTATATGGAGGAAGAGGAAGTGGAAGAGGAGGACGATTCATCGGACGAGAAGATGTCCAAGAAAAGGGGATCCAAGAATGGTGGGGAGCCAAGAATGAAAATGAGACGGGTTTTCCGGATTACTCGGGGCAAGGAAAGACAAAGAG TGAAAGATCCTGACGGTGTGCTCCATCGGTACCAGAAGATCCTCCTCACCTACCAGCGCCTGAGGAGCATGTCCAAGGCCTTCCAGGTCCACCGGGTGGACCGCAACACTATGGCCTCCACATCCCCCATCGCCGAGCTGCTGCTGGTAGCCCCAGAGAAGGTGGCCGAGGTGGGCGAGTTTGAGTCTTCCAAGGAGAAGCTCCTGGACTACGCCCGTCGCTGCTACAAGGCCCTGGACGAGCCCATGCACGCCAAAGTGGCAGCCATGAAGAAGAACCACCTGCTTCTGCCCATCTCCTACAGGTTCAGAAACTAA
- the LOC120026924 gene encoding coiled-coil domain-containing protein 106-like isoform X4 translates to MSRHQASSISPPCSTRLCRICRTALNPRRMTDRTSTRNATGLYNVVDEYEVSFPFEENQGRSAYLNQSEQILEEAASEMPPHYSPFMLITNLRTHLCVSLEKNSWLQKRIEDLEEERNFLRCQLERFVSSMRTPESNQRAPSPPPSPMTTRSGMLRKHVQSQPHTCSSRVPVKQEVRVIEEDKYFEEDGYMEEEEVEEEDDSSDEKMSKKRGSKNGGEPRMKMRRVFRITRGKERQRVKDPDGVLHRYQKILLTYQRLRSMSKAFQVHRVDRNTMASTSPIAELLLVAPEKVAEVGEFESSKEKLLDYARRCYKALDEPMHAKVAAMKKNHLLLPISYRFRN, encoded by the exons ATGTCCCGGCACCAGGCTTCGAGCATATCACCCCCCTGCAGTACAAGGCTATGCAGG ATTTGCAGAACAGCACTCAACCCACGAAGGATGACTGATCGGACAAGCACGAGGAATGCAACGG GTCTGTATAATGTTGTGGATGAATATGAAGTCTCCTTCCCCTTTGAGGAGAACCAGGGCCGGTCTGCCTATCTGAACCAGAGTGAGCAGATTTTGGAAG AGGCGGCTTCTGAAATGCCTCCGCACTACAGCCCGTTCATGCTGATCACCAACCTGCGCACCCACCTTTGTGTGTCCCTGGAGAAGAATTCGTGGCTGCAGAAGCGCATCGAGGACCTGGAGGAGGAACGCAACTTCCTGCGCTGCCAGCTGGAACGCTTTGTCTCCTCCATGAGGACGCCGGAGAGCAACC AGAGAGCTCCAAGCCCTCCTCCTTCGCCCATGACCACCAGGTCTGGAATGCTACGGAAACACGTCCAGAGCCAACCTCACACATGTAGCAGCAGAGTACCTG tAAAACAGGAGGTGCGTGTGATCGAAGAAGATAAGTACTTTGAGGAAGACGGTTATATGGAGGAAGAGGAAGTGGAAGAGGAGGACGATTCATCGGACGAGAAGATGTCCAAGAAAAGGGGATCCAAGAATGGTGGGGAGCCAAGAATGAAAATGAGACGGGTTTTCCGGATTACTCGGGGCAAGGAAAGACAAAGAG TGAAAGATCCTGACGGTGTGCTCCATCGGTACCAGAAGATCCTCCTCACCTACCAGCGCCTGAGGAGCATGTCCAAGGCCTTCCAGGTCCACCGGGTGGACCGCAACACTATGGCCTCCACATCCCCCATCGCCGAGCTGCTGCTGGTAGCCCCAGAGAAGGTGGCCGAGGTGGGCGAGTTTGAGTCTTCCAAGGAGAAGCTCCTGGACTACGCCCGTCGCTGCTACAAGGCCCTGGACGAGCCCATGCACGCCAAAGTGGCAGCCATGAAGAAGAACCACCTGCTTCTGCCCATCTCCTACAGGTTCAGAAACTAA